The nucleotide window ATGGAGATCTCAGGAACGAATGTTATTTCAAGCTCCAATGGATGAATATACCACTGCCAGAGAATGTGATGCATAACGCATACAATTTTccttctcctgctgcataatttatatAATCCTGCAAAATACTAGTAACCTGACAACGATAAAGCTCTGACGTGGTTTGGGATCTGACATCATAATGAAATCAATATTTCATTGGGCCCATTAAATATTGTGCACTTTTCATGGTTCACTGTGACATATGAGTGTTTATATTACTACACTTGGTAAATAAAAAACACTCAAATATGTAATTGGTGCATTACAAAGTCTCAAATATGTACTATATATCTGTATTGTTATATCTTTATCTAGGTCTCCATATATGTATATGTCTTTGTAGATatggatacatatatatacatatagtaatgtgtacacatatatatatatatgtacagacacacacacacacatatgtagatGCATAATATAGAGAGAAAATAGAGAGGGGAATGATAATGTCTGCAATGTAGATGAAAGAAATAAGCAATTTTAGCCTCGAGGCAGCTGCAAAATGCTCCTTTATGAGTGCTTGTTTGGAAGAAGTTAATATGACGTCCATCAGAGGCATAAAGGGgcggatttatgaaaagtgatgctgcaccgacTGCAGCGCCCCTTAGTACCCCCCCCTActgcaccatgtgtgcgctgtatttaaaatacggcgcaccatggcgcagggtagggggcaatagcgtcatcttaCATGATGCTATtactgtactctgcaggagtagcgccaaaatattggcgctactcctgtagagtacatagggccccattctaaagaatggaaggccccctgtaacgcctgctcttgagtgcCGTAAAAAAGGGCGTAacgaaatctcctagatttcctaatgccatttttccggctcccctacgggggaacacccccttagtatacattatgcctggcgcagacatattgtagcgcaaagggttacagagtggcacaatgcatgcattgcaccactctgtaaactcggcgtggggattttggcctcgttgggccttaTTAACGTCAGAATaagtgacgttaatgtggcacaaggtggcgctagcggCCTATATACATGCCCCATAGTGTGCCATTTCTTTCGTAGCTGATAGTGAATTTGCTTTAAATAAAGAAACTTTGCAAAACAGTCAAATTGAGTCTTAAATCTGACATCAGTTACTCCATGGGCGCGTGATCTTTCACCTTCATGTTCGCGAGGGGGATACTGTGACTATGCCAATGGGAGTGAGATTTACATATCTGCTTTCGCTAAGCGAGTTATTCGCCAGTCTAATTAACTAAAAATAGACCACAACTTTCAAAGTGCAGTGTGGTGTGATTGCCTCTTGTTCCATAGAAAGGATCCCCGGGTGAAAAGAACATTATTCCGCTCTTTCGTTCCTCTTCATGTGAAGAAGTCTTGAGAAATTAAAGTAGATCTCTCTCCTGAGTAGATCTTTCGTCTCataaagagaaaacacattttccagtGTAGCAGGTTGTTGCCAAAGCTTTCAGCCCGGTCACGGGATGCAAGCATTTCTCAGTACTAAAGAGAAGTTAGAACGTGAGGTTAAGCCGTAATGGTGGAAGGTGGGTGGGTTCATGAACAAATGGTAATTACAATGCAAAAGTTTGATCAAAGATGGAGCCTCTCCTGGCAAAAAAGGTGTGGTTTGGCAGAAACAATATGCAGCAATATTAAACTCTTCCGAATGTGTGCAGTGAGGAAAGCTGGTTTGGGAACCACAGATTGGATATGGTCTGTGTCATAAGTCGGTGTGACAGTAGGTCGGTCGGCTTGTgctccttatttgccaatttttataaTGCCATCAGTGTCCGTACCATGACTGGTGCATTATGTTTTTCCCTTACCAGGGTGACTTCATTATCTGTAGGTTTTACCAGTATTGGAGGATTCAAAAATGTTCTCATGCGTGGCTTGCTAGATAGGAAATTCATGCCCTCGTGGGATACATTTTGCTGACACACATGTTCCGTGCCTGTTTATGAAAATATCTTATTTTCTGGTTCACTTTTTTCCAAAAGACTTGTCGTTGGATAAAACAACAGTGACGACTGTTAACAATGCTGTATATTGTTTTTCAAATGTAGACCTCAGCTTTGAGAATCTGTGCTTAAATAAACCATAAGTGTTGACTGCTAACTATTCTGGTAAGACATCACGTACCAGTCCTTACTATTTTTAATTCCTCAGATGAAGTTCACATCATGAACATGGGAGTCGCTTTAAGGAAAAATGTCTACCCTTTGTGTGAACAGCTTCATATGCCATGCCCGTTCATGGCTGTGGTGGCGGGAGTGGTTCAGGCTACAAGATTCTACTTTTCTTAACAAAGGGAGCCAATTTGATTCGAACATGTCTCCCATATCAGCAGACAGATGTCTATTGATTGTACCTTGGGCCCGGATAGTCATCTAAATTCGCTGCATGGCACATAAGGTTTCATTCACCAACAATTTTACCACCAGGAAAGATTTACCATCACTGAAGGAGCCTGATCAACAAGAAGTAAGAGCCAGATGCTGTTCGAAATTCAGATGACCACCATATTCCAACTGCACCTTCTAGGCTGTAAAGCTCTTTTTCTGAGGACATTAGATTCTCTCCCTTAGAGAATTTTGTAGAGAGTAATTCTAAAACAAAAACAGGAAATGGGGTTGCAACTATTCTAATACGCAAGGGCACattgggacttatttacaagccctttcgcTACTTCAGTGTCAGTTTTAGCGATGCTctagtggcacaatgccctgcgccatatttacaagggggctTAACCCCTccatgtaaatacggccccttttcacgcatcacttagcgtgaaaggggcgtgcaatgggtgtttctgtcggcgttccaccacaacacccattgcattttgatgctgcccatgatttacaataaattgtaaacctgaggcagcaccaaaaactaaggcAATGCCAGTGGTGGCGTTAGCATGACACAACGAGGAAAAATAATTTTACTTCTCGTTTTTGCAAAACACCATTGATGATTGTTTAGgtgtaggaagatgtcccttcctggacataaacaataattaataatgacaatttgctacttctatgtgtgctgcattctgcagcacacgtagaagtaacaaatcaccattattgattgtttataagcaggaagggacaccttcctgcacataaacaataattcccagGCTCCCTTGCACTATAGTACAAGTTTGccggcgttggcgctaggcagctaattttagcgccaaCGCTAGGGGAAACATAGgtgtgtgccatatttttgtaaatgggGCACATCCCTACGTTTCTGAAGTgacgcggtgctgccaattttggccaaTTGTGTCAATGAGTACCATTATTTATAAAACAGTGTAATGTTttggatattcaaagaaaatgTATATGGGATAATCCTGAagaccatgtgtgtgctgcatttgtgcccattctgtttgatttgatttggtaaTTATAAATCATACAAGCTAAAGGCTTCCTGCTACTAAGAAAACCATTAAACTAAGGATAGATAGTAAACAGAGTAGCTGAACttgtgtgtcttgttttgttttctgaatGATAAAATAAGAAATCTGTCTATGTTTTATGAGGGGTTGATTCATTATCACCTCCCACAATTCCAAAAATGTTGAATTTTAAAAGTCGTTTTGATTGCATGCATTCTTTAATTTATCTAGGTGTACATAAATAACTCGTTAGTACAATTAATGATTCATATCCCTAAACCCTTAAAAAGTGATCTACTTCTTAATACTATCCTTCACTAAACACTAAAAATCTCTTACAAGCCCTTAACACTTCCCTTCTCCAAACTAAATCCGTTTTCATTGCTTTACACACCCTTACCTGAACAAACCAAACTCTTACTACCCCTTATCCAGGCTTGGGCAGAAGATTTAATCCCACTCATGAATTTTAAGGAATTTAGCGACTTCCTGTTGCTCTTGTAAATTGGAGTTTAGTCAAAATTGGGACAGTCACTGCTTGCAGGGCTTTTTCTCCCTCAAGGCTACAGAAATGCAAGCTGGTGAGTGCAAATTAGATTTGGCATCTCCAGTGCGATTTACAGTCGCTAGGAGGAGTTCTGGTAAATTTTTCTAACGTAAGCCATTGCAGTCAGAGAGTTGCTTCTCAAGTAGATGTTCTATTTGCATaggagcaaaatcaacttgaatggccgcACGCTCTTGTGCACTACGTGATGCCAttagcactgattttcagtgcaggaCATACTACCAGTAGTAAATTGTAGTGTGAGCAGTGCAATGTGCATATTTCCAcccttccctaaaacctaaaaatctttGACTACTGTTTAATGCTAAacttccttgaaccctaaaaaacccttactacaATGAATGCTACCCCTTCCCGCAGAACCCTTACTATTCCTTAATGCtttccttccctgaaccctaaaaatcgtCACTACCCCTAATACTACCTTTCCATGAACTCTAAAAACCCTGAACTACCCTTTGATGCTACCCTCCTGAAACCCTAAAAGAACCCTTACTAACCTTTCACGCTACTCCCATTTAAACCCTAAAACCCCCTACCTACCCTTTAAAGTTACTAAGCCTTAAACCCTACGGATCCCTTAATAGCCCTTAACGCTACCAGTCTTGAATCCTAAAAACTCCTTCCTAGTCCTTACTAGGCCTCTGCTCCATTTGCTACATCATTGTAAATGATCCTCTTTACTTTATCAGAAGGATGACTTCTTGCTCCTCCTTCCAGTTACACTTACCTTTGTACTAGAATGCAGaacatttttcaatttgtttgcagGCACAACTTTTATTCATTCTATCTTTTCAGTAGTTATCATTTTTAATCTACGTTTTTCAATAATTTGTTTACTACATATATTTTTGAAGCCCAATTTTCTAAAGTCTAGATGGAGTTCTTAGTTCCaaatataaattacatttctgACAGCAGTTCTTGATCAGTCTGGCCAGAGAGATGTAAAGAAAGCCTCATGCAAAGGAGCTTAGAGAAATGTGGAAGTGGGCACTGGAGGCTGATGTGAAAGGAACCTTAGGGAGATGTGTACTTAGCTTTGGTGAGATTGAGTGATCCTGATGGATATGTGGCGCCCCATAGGCAGTGTTTAATGGTTCGTGTTGATTGAAGTGGGCATCTGTCATGTGTTGAAAGTCTCCTAGAGAacatggaagtcatttaggggtcaccgggGGTTGCAACTGTGATCCCTGGCTTGGGCCATGCGACCCTTTGCTCTGCCTTTGTGGTCCACGACTTCAAAGGTTGCATAATCAGTGTGTGGTACAGGGGCAGCTCGCCTTTATGAGCATTGCTTGTGGCCCCACAACTCTAGCAGAAAATATTATTATACAATGCAATATTAATGTAATaacaaatggagtacaattagctggaatgggACCTTTCTTTTCAACTTAGGtgagtaaaaatgcatttaaatgtgtgttgtgttcATGCTTACAGGTGAAAGTGTGTGTGAAAGAGGGTGTGCGTATgtgttagtttgtgtgtgtgtgtgtgtgtgtaaatgtgtgtgtaagtgaACGTAAGTAAGTCAGTGACAGCGAGTGATAATGTATGAGATTGAGTATCAGTAAGTAAGTATGAATGAGCCAGAGTTAGTGTCATTGAGTGAGAGTAACAGTGACTGGCGGAGAATGAGAGAAAATGAATGAGTGTAAAGGAGTGCTAGAGGCTGTGAGAATGAATGAATAAGAGAGACAGTGATTGAACGGGAAAAAGAGGCAGTCAGAATATGAGTGAGCCCAAGTATGAGTGAGAAAGTGTTTGAGTCATAGTAGGAGTACATTTGAGAGAGGCCATATGAATGAGTGAGAATGTGTGAAGGTGAGTGataagtgagagtgagtgagaaatAAGGTCTGAGAATAAGAATGCCTGTAAAAGCATAAGTGCCAGTAAATGAGTGAGTGCAAGTTAGCGAAAATGAATAAGTGAGTGTGATTGAGTGAGAATGAGAGTGGCTGAATGTAAGTAAGCATGAGAGAGAATGTGGTATTATGCAAGTCTGCCATTTGTTCCAGCATAGTGAAGGTAATTTGTGTCTTATGGAGGTACCTATGACAAAATACCAGAGCTTGCATACTGGAGACAATCCAAAGCATGACAGGCATATGTGAATAAATACTGGCAGACTGGAGGTACATTTTAGCATAATAGTAAACTGTTGGTACTGACATACTAGAGGTAATTCTTGGTTTAAAGGGCACTCATGGAAATGTTGGGCCTGGCATAGTTGAGGAATTTCTTGGTATGGAACACACACATGACAAATGCTGGCAATAGAACATTGGAGGTAATTATTGTGATGAGGGAAGACAATTATGGCATATAATGGGGGGCAACATTGACAAAATGGTGACCCTGATACTGCGTTCATTTTTTACATAAGGGTCAGCCATGGTAAATGTATGGCAAAATTTAGCTCAAGTATATTGTAAGTAATATTTGGTCTAAGAAGGCATCTGTGACAAAATTCTGGCCCTGGCACAATGGAGGCCATTTTAGACATGTTGGAACACCCACAGCTGATTTTTGAATATGTATAGAGTATTCTTTCAGAATTTTtagctttttaacacatttttgaaAGTTGTGCTTTAAGATGCCCTGTTTTATcccattttttacatttcttagggTTAGGACCCTCAAACTCTCTTAGAAGAGGTCTGACTCACTTCACGCACTCACTATAATCCAAGGCAAGTATTGCACCCCAGAACTTTGAAAGAACATGTCAACATCCTAATATAGGTGGCATCTAAAATGTATCTGtgttctgcagttatagttatcgTTCAATTATTATAGAAATTCAACAAAGTCACTTATGGTGATATTATCAgagttaaggtcatgtgacatggcTTCCAGGGAAAATGCAGGTTAAAGGTTATttgcagggccgctggaattataaggcagaagagggccaaattatgtgtcaaggttgagtaaattatgcagcaagaaaagaaaatTATGCAGCAGAATGGGCATatgttgtaatagtattacttcattatttcatcatatttaaacttggtaacactgtctgggtattggttgcacctcattagttccTACTTAACACCGaactatagcaataagcaacataaaGGTGACCAGTCTaggtttgcaaagggccttccactgtgcagcagcacatgccactgcatttttagtaacatttgaactgtttgagctaagaaaaacaatttgtttttgctaaattctgtggattatgcagcagatgatggattatgtggcaaatgtggtaaatcTACAATTATGCAAATTTGCCATGTCAGCACAatatcataattccagtggccctgattaaatGATGTTGTTACCTGTGATATGATTAAGGTCAAAGAGTGTGAAATGTCACTTTTTCAACCCATGCCATTTTGGCGAACCAACATCTATGAGAGAGACAGAAACAAAGCTAGTATGCGAGTCTGGACACATGCAGGGCACATGTATGAATCTTGAGGAGAGGTTGATGGAGAGATGTGGCTAGAGATGTATGAACACTCAATCAGTGTGGGATAAAATTGCACCGAAAGAGGCTTATGTAGATAGGGAGAAAAGCTTGGGTAGTTATTCAGTGTGTTTAGGAATATGTTGTGGGGGTCTAATGGCTATATGATCTAACTCAGAGGGAAATCGAGGAAGCATCAGAAAATGAGGTGGGAGTTTGGACTATACATGGAGATTGCTTTGCAGAGATGTGATGTGAGCTCCAAGTGGAAATATAGGAAGCCTCCAAGATGTCAGGACAGCCTTTGGGAAATGTATATGAAGTCTCAGGAAGATGTAAGGAAACATCAGCTAGACAAGGAGGAGGTGTCAGAGAAATCTAGTGGGCTCTCAAAGAGATACATAACGCCCCTTGAAGGTTAAAAAGGAGATATGTAGGGAttctgaggaagatgaagaagGATTCTTTACAAGATGTAGAGGGAGCTTTGCATGTTGAGTAGGAAGACTCTGAAGATTCTGAGGGTTTATCAGGCAAATGTCAGGGGAGCCCTTTCAGATATGTAGTGGGCCTCAGAGACCATCCAATGCTTATTGAAGGAGCCTCAGTATACGTAATAATTTATTGAGGGTAGATGAAGAGAACCTCTAGGAGTTATTATAGACCCCAGAGAAGGTATGGGGGAAGCTTCATGAGCTATAGGTAGCCCATTGAGTACATATATGGCTGACTCATGATACACCATTGACAACAGGTGGAGGAAGCCTCAAGGATTCATTGTAGACCATCAACGACCTATACAGGGAGCCTCAATAGCAATGATAGATCATTGATAACACATGGTAGGAGCCTCAAGCAGATCTGGGGGATCCTCAAGGAGATATAAAGGGAGTAATGCAGAGCTCTCCTGTTGCTATGTTCTGCAGAACTTTCATTATTGTTAATTGTAAAAATGTTCATTCAAAAGACAAAAAACTTTTTTCCAATACATTAATGAGAGAAATCTTGTTTCAATTTTACTCTCACCCCTCCTTTCTCTTGACATTGCTTGATTTTACAACATATGTTACTTTCTTACAGCAGTCTGGCTCAGGCTATGGTTCTAGTGGTTCTAGCAATGCAGAACCTGGCACCTGCCCAAAGTCCTCTATGAAAATGAGAGTCAGTGTTGATATAAACTTGAAAAGAAGCACAGATGGAACCCACGCATTTATTTCTTTGAATAACCTCTTAATCACATTATAAACTGTGAATTAGACTAGCTTCCAAGGCAAATTTCAAATAGCATAAtgtatccatttatttattttgcttgtgTAGTGCGTATCACAAAAAAAAGATTGTCTGTAGATGCTTTCGACCAGTCCTACATTAAAGAACACACTAGGACCTTGAGGTACCAACCAGTGAACTACCCTTCCAGTaagaaaagtttggatttaagaacCTTCCTACAAATTAGGTATAAGGGTATACATTTACTATACAGTAGCCTAATATATATTTATCTTTACAAATCACAAGACACCTGCTACTTTGTATTCTGAAGTTAGGGCTCCACACAATGGGACTGGGTGAAGTAGGCAAAGTCACAAAACATTTCTAGGATTGTATACCTGAGCTAGGAAAATAACATCTTAGTTTTGAAACTGATTCCCAGGTGTGCTTTGATTAGGTGTTGTAATCTGATGTTACCTGTGATGTTCATAAAGTTAACCAGTGTGTTATTCTTCTTTTAGGACCAAGAAGTGACAGTACCATGGAAAAGCTGGTAGTCTATCTGGTGATGCTCAGCACTATGGTGAAGGCTCAACATTGCCCTGGCCGCTGCATCTGTCAGAACATATCTCCCACACTCACTATGCTCTGTGCCAAAACCGGGCTTCTCTTTGTGCCACCAGCCATTGACAGGCGGACAGTGGAGCTCCGGCTGACAGACAACTTCATCACAATCATCAGGCGGAAGGACTTTGTCAACATGACCAACTTAGTCCACCTCACCCTTTCAAGGAACACAATCAGCCAGATCATGCCCCTGGCTTTCTCTGACCTGCGTGCCCTGCGTGCCCTTCACATGAACAGCAATCGACTTTCCGCTCTCCGTAATGAGCACTTCAAAGGGCTTGGGAACCTACGCCATCTTATCCTAGGCAACAACCAAATCAATACTATTGAGTCTGGGACCTTCAATGAATTCATGGCCACCATTGAAGACTTGGACCTGTCGTACAATAACCTGGAGACTCTCCCCTGGGAAGCTATTGGCCAAATGGTCAACTTAAATACTCTCACTTTGGATCACAACTTGATTGACCACATTGCAGAAGGGACTTTTTCAATGCTTCATAAACTGGTTCGTCTAGACATGACCTCCAACAGGCTGCACAAACTTCCTCCAGACAATCTATTcctgagggccaaagtgttggctagtgccaggaacTCCCCCTCTTCCTCTCTAGCCATCAGCTTTGGGGGAAATCCTTTGCACTGTAACTGTGAACTGCTATGGCTTCGGAGGATGACCCGAGAGGATGACTTGGAAACCTGTGCTTCACCAGATCAGCTAATGGACAAGTACTTTTGGTCCATCCAAGAGGAGGAGTTCATCTGTGAACGCCCTCTGATCACACGAAATTTTTCCAGCAAGCCATTTATTATGGAAGGCCAATCAGTGAGCCTGAAGTGCAAGGCTATGGGTGACCCCGACCCATCAATTCACTGGATAGGCCCGGATGGGAAACTGATTCACAACACGACCAGGGCTGTGGTATTCAACAATGGTACATTGGATATTTTGATTACCACCCTAAAAGACAACGGTGTCTTTACATGTATTGCTTCAAATGCTGCTGGTGAGACCACTGCAGCCGTGGCAGTCACAATCGTACCCCTACCTTTACTAGTCAATAACACAGGCAACATTAGAGGGCCTGACCCTGGTTCTTCGGATATCACAACCTCCACCAAATCAGGAGCAAATGACACCAAAAACCATTTGGACAAAAAAATTGTGGCCGCAGACCTGACCACTACATCTGTGGTCATTCACTGGCCGTCTGAAAGGCATATCCCTGGGATTCGAATGTACCAGATACAATACAACAGTTCCTTGGACGATTCACTGGTTTACAGGTATGTTTAGATGGGAATGTAAATAATAGCCATTGAAACTAATATAAATATTCTCTCAAGGTGGTGTTTCTCAGCTGGTTTCTTCAGGGGTAACAGTAGCTCAGGGGCTGTCCTCAAAGACTCTTGGACATCAGGTGGATCAGTAATGATATAGTTATGGGATTCAATATTCCAACCTGTGGGTATCCCTCTCTACTAACAAGAACCCTTCTTGGTATTCTTTTCCCCGGTTGTCAGACACCTACTGAAGAGATCCACTGGCATTTGCAGGTTCCCATCTCTACTAAACCCCCTCTATGCTTTTGTGCACCATTTTCATGCCTCATTTCCTCCTTCTGTTCAATTATTTTGCTTTATGGTACTCTACTGCAGTGTAGGTGTGCACCgacttaaataaatattttcttgcaTCTCCACTATTTTGAAGACTATCCACGGATGGGCATTTCAGCCTCCGATCCATATTCCCATGCTCTGGGATCACCGCTGTTGTTACGTCTGCAACCTTTGGGCAGTAGTCTACCTGGTCTGGAATATCTTCTGCTTGTAAAATACCCATTAAATTACTCATTTTATCTCCCATCACACTCCATATGTACACTTCACCTTTATCTAGTCTCTTCGTTTTGTGAACCCCCAGCTGCATGTGACACAGTGCCACAAACTTCAAATAGTCTGTGCTTTTAGCATTCTACAGTTAGGCATGTAGCACCCGGATTACCTCTTGTGAAATCCACTCCCTAGGTCTGGAGTATAGGCATCACTACGAGGATCCAGCCTTTTAGACCTTGTACATCTTGAGGGCATCAAGTGACTCGATGTAAAGGAAGAGAACCACAGGATGTACCTAACTGGCCTCTGTAGGTGCTGAGGACCTGGCAGGGCTCCTAAATTTCCCTGTCAGTTAGAATGTTTCAATAAAGCCATACCACTGGGATTATGCGATTCTGAGGCACATTGTTCTCCATATAAATATTAATTTAAAGATATTGTTCGTAATCCACCATCTTATGCATAGTTTGCAGGTTGACGAATATTGCACCTAAAGCTCAAATCGATCAAAAGGTTCTGAAAAAAGCCCACCCGTGGTCCAGTGCGGTAGCAGACCGTTCGCAAATGTTAAATGGTCACCTTGCAGTTTCTAATttctatattttggtgttaaatctACGTCCGCACAGTACTAACGTGTGTCAAAATGTCACGAGAAATAACATTGT belongs to Pleurodeles waltl isolate 20211129_DDA chromosome 9, aPleWal1.hap1.20221129, whole genome shotgun sequence and includes:
- the LRFN1 gene encoding leucine-rich repeat and fibronectin type III domain-containing protein 1, coding for MEKLVVYLVMLSTMVKAQHCPGRCICQNISPTLTMLCAKTGLLFVPPAIDRRTVELRLTDNFITIIRRKDFVNMTNLVHLTLSRNTISQIMPLAFSDLRALRALHMNSNRLSALRNEHFKGLGNLRHLILGNNQINTIESGTFNEFMATIEDLDLSYNNLETLPWEAIGQMVNLNTLTLDHNLIDHIAEGTFSMLHKLVRLDMTSNRLHKLPPDNLFLRAKVLASARNSPSSSLAISFGGNPLHCNCELLWLRRMTREDDLETCASPDQLMDKYFWSIQEEEFICERPLITRNFSSKPFIMEGQSVSLKCKAMGDPDPSIHWIGPDGKLIHNTTRAVVFNNGTLDILITTLKDNGVFTCIASNAAGETTAAVAVTIVPLPLLVNNTGNIRGPDPGSSDITTSTKSGANDTKNHLDKKIVAADLTTTSVVIHWPSERHIPGIRMYQIQYNSSLDDSLVYRMIPPTSKTFLVNDLAAGRDYDLCVLAVYDDGITSLTATRVVGCVQFTTESENTQCRSIHTQFLGGTMIIIIGGIIVASVLVFIIILMIRYKVYSNQDDQQKAKVSNVYSQTNGNQPGSQSQSSCKLGEDKYETLPQTINITAKEPPAEDLRVDIPKDDAFQTSSAASNIMMTELNRQKRRASEDLQTVALLSSEDRETESSMAGSSMSLCLLDSNQEMPSRRGKLGNACLLPRELSRTQHHRFSFDGDYSLFQSHSYPRRARTKRHMSTSELNSDESSLSHKRITFSSTEWMLESTV